The Armatimonadota bacterium genomic sequence CGGTTGACCGCCGCCAGGGCCTGGACATAGCCCTGGGTGAACCGTAGGTTGCGTACCGGGTAGGCGATCTCCCCGTCCTCGATCCAAAAGACGCCGTCGCGCGTCATGCCGGTGACGACACAGTCCCGGGGGTGCACCAGCCGCGTGTACCAGAACCGGGTCACATACAGTCCGCGCGACACCTGCTGGACCATCTCCTCGATCGCGGCATCCCCGGCCGCCACGAACAGGTGCACCGGAAGCGGACCGAAGGCGGCGAACTCTGGCCACGCGCGCGGTACGGCGTGTCCCGTCGACCGCCGGCCTTCTTTGGCCGCCGTCGTCGTGTCGTAGACGGGCCCGACGGGTACACCGCGGTCCACGATCGTGACCCGCTCCTTGGGCACGCCCTCGTGGTCAAACGGCATCGGCAGCCCGGCGGTGTCGCAGCCGTCGTCGATGATCGTAATCCGCTCGGACATCGCCCGATCGCCCAACCGCCCGTTCATCCAGCTGCGGCCTTCCTGTACCGCCAGCGCGCCCATCCCGGAGAAGGCCAGGTGGCCGACGATATCCTGCACCGCGTACGGCTCCAGCACGACCGGGTAGGTCCCGGGCTCCACCGGTCGTGGCTGGCGGGCGCGCAGCGCCCTCTGTACCGCGGTGCGCGCCAGCCCCTCGAAGTCGAGGTCGTCGAGGCGCCACGCCGCACGCTGTGCGTGCCCCGACGCACCGTCCTTCGAGATCACCAGGTTGAACCGCGCCCGCGTTCCGGCGTGGTAGCAGAACACACCGCGGGAGTTCGCGACCGCGACCTCGGCAATCCCTGCGCAGAGCGCGCCGGCAGCCATCGCACCGCTCGATTGGGCCAGGCGCAACACCTCGCGAACTCGCTCCGCGCGCCACCGGGCAGACGCGCCCGCTACGGCGTCGTCGAAGGCGCGGACCGGCTTTGGCGTCTGCGGTTCCGGCAGACCGGGAAAGTCCGCCGTCTCCGGCGCCAGGCGGGCCACCGATGTCGCCCGGTCGATCGCCCGGCCCAGCGCGTCGGCCATCGGCCGGTTGGTGATCGCAGACCCCAGGTGCCTGCCGACCGCGACGCGCACGGCGATGCTCACGTCGGTCTCCGCGACGTTCTGGTGGATCGTGTTGTTCGCAAAGCGCGTGAGCGCCTGGTCACCCGACAGGAGCACGACCTCGGTCTCGTCCGCCGGAGAACGGGCGATCGCGCTCGACAACAGCTCTCGGATCTTCGCCTCGCCCAGCATGTCAGCGCTTCCCGAACACCCGCACGTTGCGGAACCGCGCAGGCGCCGCGCCATGTCCTGTGTGGCCCACTTGCATGGGCTCGCCCTTCCCGCAGTTCGGCGTGCCCCACAGGACCCAATGGTCCGCGTTGCAGACCGCATCGCACGAGCTCCAAAACTGCGGCGTCATCCCGGTGTAGATCGGGTT encodes the following:
- a CDS encoding TldD/PmbA family protein translates to MLGEAKIRELLSSAIARSPADETEVVLLSGDQALTRFANNTIHQNVAETDVSIAVRVAVGRHLGSAITNRPMADALGRAIDRATSVARLAPETADFPGLPEPQTPKPVRAFDDAVAGASARWRAERVREVLRLAQSSGAMAAGALCAGIAEVAVANSRGVFCYHAGTRARFNLVISKDGASGHAQRAAWRLDDLDFEGLARTAVQRALRARQPRPVEPGTYPVVLEPYAVQDIVGHLAFSGMGALAVQEGRSWMNGRLGDRAMSERITIIDDGCDTAGLPMPFDHEGVPKERVTIVDRGVPVGPVYDTTTAAKEGRRSTGHAVPRAWPEFAAFGPLPVHLFVAAGDAAIEEMVQQVSRGLYVTRFWYTRLVHPRDCVVTGMTRDGVFWIEDGEIAYPVRNLRFTQGYVQALAAVNRVGADTWLLSGGFGSVRVPALSVSEFTFTGVTEF